A single genomic interval of Isorropodon fossajaponicum endosymbiont JTNG4 harbors:
- the rpmJ gene encoding 50S ribosomal protein L36, whose protein sequence is MKVRASVKKICNNCKTIKRHGVVRVICKEPRHKQRQG, encoded by the coding sequence ATGAAAGTAAGAGCATCGGTTAAGAAAATTTGTAACAATTGTAAAACTATCAAGCGTCATGGCGTGGTTCGTGTTATTTGTAAAGAGCCTCGTCATAAGCAAAGACAAGGTTAA
- the rplO gene encoding 50S ribosomal protein L15, whose product MQLNTLSPAEGEKQSRKRVGRGTGSGFGKTCGRGHKGQKARSGGFSKIGFEGGQMPLQRRLPKVGFSSRVSIITSQVTLSEIDRLTEIDITIDVLKAHNLVTKNIKRVKVMLSGEITRAVTLTGIKATKGAKLAIEAVKGSVNE is encoded by the coding sequence ATGCAATTAAATACGTTGTCACCCGCCGAAGGCGAGAAGCAATCAAGAAAACGTGTGGGCCGTGGCACTGGTAGTGGCTTTGGTAAGACTTGTGGTCGTGGCCACAAGGGTCAAAAAGCACGCTCTGGTGGTTTTAGCAAGATTGGTTTTGAAGGCGGTCAAATGCCTTTGCAACGTCGTCTTCCAAAGGTTGGATTCTCATCAAGAGTATCCATTATTACCTCACAAGTGACACTATCTGAAATTGATAGACTGACTGAGATTGACATTACTATTGATGTTTTAAAAGCACACAACTTAGTCACTAAAAATATTAAACGTGTTAAAGTCATGCTTTCCGGTGAAATTACTAGAGCAGTCACATTGACTGGTATCAAAGCAACTAAAGGTGCAAAGTTGGCGATTGAAGCCGTTAAAGGCTCAGTGAACGAGTAA
- the rpmD gene encoding 50S ribosomal protein L30 produces MAEENKVVKKVTATKKSTVKKASVKQAKTPEKKTLVKAAPKKATVTKNTQTSSKHNTVSVTLVKSFYGRLPSHRATIAGLGLKRINHTKELKDTPEIRGMINKVAYLLKVED; encoded by the coding sequence ATGGCTGAAGAAAACAAAGTAGTTAAAAAAGTAACAGCAACTAAAAAATCAACTGTCAAAAAAGCATCTGTTAAACAGGCGAAAACACCAGAGAAAAAAACACTAGTTAAAGCCGCACCTAAAAAAGCAACAGTCACTAAAAACACACAAACATCTAGTAAGCACAATACAGTTAGTGTCACCCTAGTTAAGAGTTTTTATGGTCGCTTACCATCTCACCGTGCAACCATTGCAGGGCTAGGCTTAAAGCGTATTAACCATACAAAAGAGCTTAAAGATACGCCTGAAATCAGGGGCATGATTAATAAAGTGGCTTACTTACTAAAAGTAGAGGATTAA
- the rplR gene encoding 50S ribosomal protein L18 produces the protein MKLSKKQARLRRATKFRAKHAQRSVERLCVHKTAQHIYAQIISPCGTKVLASASTLATKLKNGGNVDAATKVGEAIAKAATSAKVTKVTFDRSGFKYHGRVKALADAAREGGLDF, from the coding sequence ATGAAACTTTCTAAAAAACAAGCTCGTTTAAGAAGAGCAACCAAATTTAGAGCCAAGCACGCACAAAGAAGTGTTGAGCGCTTATGCGTTCACAAAACTGCACAGCATATTTATGCTCAGATTATTAGCCCTTGTGGTACTAAAGTGTTGGCTTCTGCTTCAACATTAGCAACCAAACTTAAAAATGGTGGTAATGTAGATGCAGCAACTAAAGTTGGTGAGGCAATCGCTAAAGCTGCTACTAGTGCAAAAGTAACAAAAGTCACCTTTGACCGCTCTGGATTTAAATATCATGGTCGCGTTAAAGCATTGGCTGATGCGGCGAGAGAAGGTGGTTTGGACTTCTAA
- the secY gene encoding preprotein translocase subunit SecY, with product MNQPLGLSQDLSKRILFLLGALIVFRLGTHITIPFISSAALASLVQDQQGTILDMFNMFSGGALERLSIFTLGIMPYISASIIIQLMTSVIPKLEQLKKEGETGKRKITQYTRIGTVVLAVFQSYGISIALQSQSAGGVALVTQGGFTFSMVTVVTLTTGTLFLMWLGEQITEKGIGNGISMIIFAGIVSGLPSALGSTLSLVSTGELTIILVAILLIMTLLVTAFVVFMERGQRRITVNYAKRQQGRKMVGGQSSYLPLKINMAGVIPPIFASSIILFPATLGGWFSQSEGMGWLADLTASISPGQPLYVLFYGLAIVFFTFFYTALTFDSKDTADNLRKSGGFIPGIRPGKHSADYIDSVMSRLTASGAVYITAVCLLPEFLILYWNVPFYFGGTSLLIIVVVVMDFIAQAQSHLMSNQYESLMKKAGLN from the coding sequence ATGAACCAACCCTTAGGCCTCTCTCAAGATTTATCAAAGCGCATCCTTTTTTTACTGGGTGCGTTAATCGTTTTTAGGTTGGGTACGCATATTACCATTCCATTTATCTCAAGTGCCGCACTTGCCTCACTCGTACAAGATCAACAAGGTACGATTTTGGATATGTTTAATATGTTCTCAGGCGGCGCGTTAGAAAGATTATCTATTTTTACTTTAGGTATTATGCCCTATATTTCGGCATCAATTATTATTCAGTTGATGACCTCTGTTATACCAAAGTTAGAGCAATTGAAGAAAGAAGGTGAAACAGGCAAACGTAAAATTACACAATACACACGCATAGGTACAGTGGTATTAGCAGTATTTCAATCTTATGGCATCTCTATTGCCTTACAATCACAAAGTGCTGGTGGTGTTGCTTTGGTCACTCAAGGTGGCTTTACCTTTAGTATGGTGACTGTCGTGACATTAACCACAGGTACTTTATTTTTAATGTGGTTGGGTGAACAAATCACAGAAAAAGGCATTGGCAATGGCATTTCAATGATTATTTTTGCCGGTATTGTTTCAGGCTTACCTTCAGCATTGGGCTCAACTTTATCGTTGGTATCTACAGGTGAACTAACCATTATTTTGGTGGCAATTTTATTAATCATGACGTTGTTAGTGACAGCCTTTGTGGTCTTTATGGAACGAGGGCAACGCCGTATCACGGTTAATTATGCCAAACGTCAACAGGGTCGTAAAATGGTTGGTGGTCAGAGTTCATATCTACCGTTAAAAATTAATATGGCAGGTGTTATCCCACCAATTTTTGCCTCATCAATTATTTTATTTCCGGCAACTTTAGGAGGCTGGTTTTCGCAAAGCGAGGGTATGGGCTGGTTGGCAGATTTAACTGCTAGCATTTCTCCAGGACAGCCTTTATATGTGTTGTTTTATGGGCTGGCCATTGTATTTTTTACCTTCTTCTATACGGCACTAACATTTGATTCAAAAGACACAGCTGATAATTTACGCAAGTCAGGTGGTTTTATTCCAGGTATTCGACCAGGCAAGCACTCGGCAGATTACATTGATTCAGTTATGTCTAGGCTAACGGCATCTGGTGCGGTTTATATCACTGCTGTTTGTTTGTTGCCAGAGTTTCTAATTTTATATTGGAATGTGCCATTTTACTTTGGTGGTACTAGTTTGTTAATCATCGTCGTTGTGGTGATGGATTTTATTGCACAAGCCCAATCTCACCTAATGTCTAATCAGTATGAGTCATTAATGAAGAAGGCAGGTTTAAACTAA
- the rplN gene encoding 50S ribosomal protein L14, producing MIQMQTKLKVADNSGGVKAMCIKVLGGSKRRYANIGDVIKVSIKEAAPRGKVKKGDVYDAVVVRTAHGVRRSDGSRIRFDNNAIVLLNTKLEPIGTRIFGPVTRELRNAQFMKIVSLAPEVL from the coding sequence ATGATTCAAATGCAAACAAAACTTAAGGTCGCAGATAATAGTGGTGGCGTTAAAGCAATGTGTATTAAAGTACTAGGTGGTTCTAAGCGTCGTTATGCTAATATCGGCGATGTCATTAAGGTCAGTATTAAAGAAGCCGCACCGCGCGGCAAAGTTAAAAAAGGCGATGTGTATGATGCAGTTGTTGTACGTACTGCTCATGGTGTTCGCCGTAGCGATGGGTCTCGTATTCGTTTTGATAATAATGCAATTGTACTTCTAAATACAAAACTTGAGCCAATCGGTACTCGTATTTTTGGTCCAGTGACTCGCGAATTACGCAATGCACAATTTATGAAAATTGTCTCACTTGCACCAGAGGTTTTATAA
- the rpsC gene encoding 30S ribosomal protein S3, whose amino-acid sequence MGQKVNPKGIRLGIVKDWDSKWYANSQDYSKYLLSDIEVRDYLFDKLTNASVSRIQIERLANNAKVTIHTARPGIVIGKKGADIEQLKSTVSKMMGIPVHINIEEIKKPELDARLVAENIAQQLEKRVMYRRAVKRVLGNATRLGAQGIKVMVSGRLNGAEIARSEWYREGRVPLHTFRADVDYSSYGANTQYGVIGIKVWIFKGEILDHKKGTLDEVARRGATNQIAKK is encoded by the coding sequence ATGGGTCAAAAAGTAAATCCAAAAGGTATTAGATTAGGTATTGTCAAAGATTGGGATTCTAAATGGTATGCCAATAGTCAAGATTATTCTAAATATTTATTATCTGATATTGAGGTTAGAGATTATCTGTTCGATAAATTAACGAACGCTTCTGTTAGTCGTATTCAGATTGAACGTTTGGCAAATAATGCCAAGGTTACTATTCATACGGCACGTCCAGGTATTGTTATTGGCAAAAAAGGTGCTGATATTGAGCAGTTAAAGTCAACTGTTTCAAAAATGATGGGCATTCCTGTTCATATTAATATTGAAGAAATTAAAAAACCTGAACTTGATGCGCGTTTGGTGGCTGAAAATATTGCTCAACAATTAGAAAAACGTGTGATGTATCGTCGTGCTGTTAAGCGTGTGCTAGGCAATGCAACTCGTTTGGGTGCCCAAGGTATTAAAGTGATGGTTAGTGGCCGTTTAAACGGTGCAGAAATTGCGCGTTCCGAGTGGTATCGTGAAGGTCGAGTACCCTTACATACTTTTAGAGCTGATGTTGATTACTCCTCTTACGGTGCAAACACACAGTACGGTGTTATTGGTATTAAAGTTTGGATTTTCAAAGGTGAGATTCTAGATCACAAAAAAGGCACACTAGATGAGGTTGCTCGTCGTGGTGCAACGAATCAGATTGCCAAAAAATAA
- the rpsK gene encoding 30S ribosomal protein S11, which produces MAKTPTKKKSKKVITDGIAHIHATFNNTIVMITDRHGNAVCWATSGGSGFRGSRKSTPFAAQVAAGSCGEKALAFGMKNLEVRVKGPGPGRDSAIRGLNAQGLKIQSITDVTPIPHNGCRPSKKRRV; this is translated from the coding sequence ATGGCTAAAACACCCACAAAAAAGAAGTCTAAAAAAGTAATTACTGATGGTATTGCACACATTCATGCAACGTTTAATAATACCATTGTGATGATTACAGATCGTCATGGTAATGCAGTTTGTTGGGCGACCTCAGGCGGTTCTGGTTTTAGAGGCTCAAGAAAATCCACACCGTTTGCTGCACAAGTAGCTGCAGGTAGTTGTGGTGAGAAAGCATTGGCTTTTGGCATGAAAAACTTAGAAGTTCGTGTTAAAGGCCCTGGTCCTGGTAGAGACTCAGCAATTCGTGGTCTTAATGCACAGGGTTTAAAAATTCAATCAATCACAGATGTGACACCAATCCCTCATAATGGTTGTCGTCCTTCTAAGAAACGTAGAGTATAA
- the rplX gene encoding 50S ribosomal protein L24, translated as MQKIKLNDEVIIIAGKDKGSTGTVTKVLDSKVLVEGLNLAKKHVRPNPNAGVTGGITEIEMPLAVSNVAIYNPTTKKADRVGVRTNKDGIKERFFKSNDEAIV; from the coding sequence ATGCAAAAGATTAAATTAAACGACGAAGTCATTATTATTGCCGGCAAAGACAAAGGCTCTACAGGTACAGTAACTAAGGTATTAGATTCTAAGGTGTTGGTTGAGGGTTTAAATCTTGCCAAAAAACATGTAAGACCCAACCCAAATGCAGGTGTTACGGGCGGTATTACAGAGATAGAAATGCCTCTAGCAGTTTCTAATGTTGCTATTTATAATCCAACAACTAAAAAAGCTGATAGGGTGGGTGTCCGCACTAATAAAGATGGTATTAAAGAAAGATTTTTTAAATCAAATGATGAAGCAATCGTTTGA
- the rpsM gene encoding 30S ribosomal protein S13 yields the protein MARIAGINIPTHKHIVIGLQSIFGIGDTKAKMICTTLKLNPATKVIDIAEDQLELIRAEVAKYEVEGDLRRQVAMDIKRLKDLGCYRGVRHRKSLPLRGQRTKTNARTRKGPRRLIK from the coding sequence ATGGCTAGAATAGCAGGCATAAACATCCCGACACATAAACATATTGTGATTGGCTTACAGTCAATTTTTGGTATTGGTGATACCAAAGCAAAAATGATTTGCACGACCCTTAAATTAAACCCAGCCACCAAAGTTATTGATATTGCTGAAGATCAGTTGGAATTAATTCGTGCAGAAGTTGCTAAGTATGAAGTTGAGGGTGATCTTCGTCGTCAAGTTGCTATGGATATTAAACGCCTAAAAGATTTAGGCTGCTACCGTGGTGTTCGTCATAGAAAATCACTACCACTACGTGGTCAAAGAACAAAAACAAACGCAAGAACTCGTAAGGGTCCTCGTCGTTTAATTAAATAA
- the rplQ gene encoding 50S ribosomal protein L17 has protein sequence MRHRKSGRQLNRNSSHRKAMFKNMANSLFLHETIRTTLPKAKELRRVVESLITKAKVDSVANRRNAFSKLRDDAMVAKLFTELAPFYKDRPGGYIRILKAGFRTGDKAPMAIVQLVDLETTTDVVAETAAS, from the coding sequence ATGAGACATAGAAAGTCAGGTAGGCAATTAAATCGTAACTCATCCCACCGTAAGGCGATGTTTAAAAATATGGCAAACTCATTGTTTTTACATGAGACCATTCGAACCACCTTGCCTAAAGCAAAAGAACTTAGACGTGTTGTTGAGTCATTAATTACTAAAGCCAAAGTTGACAGTGTTGCTAATCGTCGTAATGCGTTTTCAAAATTACGTGATGACGCAATGGTTGCCAAATTATTCACTGAATTAGCACCGTTTTATAAAGATCGTCCTGGTGGTTACATTCGTATTTTAAAGGCTGGTTTTCGTACTGGCGATAAAGCCCCAATGGCAATTGTCCAATTAGTTGACCTTGAAACCACGACAGATGTAGTTGCTGAAACTGCCGCTTCATAA
- the rpsN gene encoding 30S ribosomal protein S14, with protein sequence MAKKSMINRDIKRTKLVEKYKAKRLELKKIIKSINASDEERFQATIKLQALPRDASPTRQRSRCALTGRPHGFYRKFGLARTKLRERTMNGEVPGLSKASW encoded by the coding sequence ATGGCTAAAAAGTCTATGATAAATAGAGACATCAAGCGCACAAAGCTGGTTGAAAAATACAAAGCAAAACGCCTTGAGCTTAAGAAAATTATTAAGAGTATTAACGCATCTGATGAAGAGCGTTTTCAAGCAACCATTAAATTGCAAGCTCTGCCACGTGATGCTTCACCAACACGTCAGCGTAGTCGTTGCGCTTTGACAGGTCGCCCACATGGTTTTTACCGTAAGTTTGGTCTTGCTAGAACCAAACTTAGAGAGCGCACCATGAATGGTGAAGTTCCAGGTTTATCTAAAGCAAGCTGGTAA
- a CDS encoding DNA-directed RNA polymerase subunit alpha has product MQGNARDFLKPKLVESSQTGVNEFKVVLEPLERGFGYTLGNALRRTLLSSMTGSAVTEVAIDGVMHEFSTIDGVQEDVLDILLNLKEVSVTLNTTQTTQIVIDKKGPCEITVADIETNGVDITVFNPDKVIATINDEGHMRMTLKISTGIGYDTATSRTDEASSIGGMQLDASFSPIRRVSFTVDATRVKQKVNLDKLNITIETNGSVNAEVAIKRAATILQEQLSSFVELELVEEETALPTSEDFDPQLLAAVDELELTVRSANCLKAEQIYYIGDLIQKSEQDLLRTPNLGRKSLNEIKEVLTEKGLDLGTSIENWPPVDLMSE; this is encoded by the coding sequence ATGCAAGGTAATGCAAGAGATTTTTTAAAGCCAAAGCTGGTTGAGTCTTCTCAAACTGGTGTTAATGAATTCAAGGTCGTCCTTGAGCCTCTTGAGAGAGGCTTTGGTTATACTTTGGGCAATGCCCTAAGAAGAACGTTGTTATCTTCTATGACAGGCTCTGCTGTGACCGAAGTTGCCATCGATGGGGTTATGCATGAGTTTTCTACAATTGACGGTGTTCAAGAAGATGTACTGGATATCTTACTTAACCTTAAAGAGGTGTCAGTTACATTAAATACAACTCAAACTACGCAAATTGTTATTGACAAAAAAGGTCCGTGTGAAATTACAGTGGCCGATATTGAGACTAATGGCGTTGATATTACAGTATTTAATCCTGATAAGGTGATTGCAACAATTAATGATGAAGGTCATATGCGTATGACACTTAAGATTAGTACTGGTATTGGCTATGATACTGCCACGTCACGTACTGACGAAGCATCAAGTATCGGCGGTATGCAGTTAGATGCAAGTTTTTCACCCATTAGGCGTGTTAGTTTCACGGTGGATGCGACGCGTGTTAAGCAGAAGGTTAACCTTGATAAGTTAAACATTACGATTGAGACTAATGGTTCGGTTAATGCAGAAGTTGCTATTAAACGCGCAGCAACAATCCTACAAGAACAATTATCTTCATTCGTTGAATTAGAGTTGGTAGAAGAAGAGACGGCATTACCAACATCAGAAGATTTTGATCCACAGTTGTTAGCAGCAGTGGATGAGTTAGAATTAACCGTACGTAGTGCAAACTGCTTAAAGGCAGAGCAAATTTACTATATTGGTGATTTGATTCAAAAATCTGAGCAAGATTTACTAAGAACGCCTAATTTAGGCCGTAAATCACTTAATGAAATTAAAGAAGTGTTAACTGAGAAAGGGCTTGACTTGGGTACCAGTATTGAAAATTGGCCGCCAGTTGATTTAATGAGTGAATAA
- the rpsQ gene encoding 30S ribosomal protein S17, whose protein sequence is MSDKKVERVLTGTVVSSNRDKTIAVLIERKVRHPIYKKYIKRSTKVHAHDEKNECTRGDLVRVVEAKPFSKTKHWALLEVVEKSVSVD, encoded by the coding sequence ATGAGTGACAAAAAAGTAGAACGCGTATTGACAGGCACGGTTGTGAGTAGCAATCGTGACAAGACCATTGCTGTTTTAATTGAACGCAAAGTAAGACATCCTATTTACAAAAAATACATCAAACGCAGCACCAAAGTGCATGCGCACGATGAAAAGAATGAATGCACACGTGGTGATTTAGTTCGAGTGGTTGAAGCAAAACCATTTTCAAAAACTAAGCATTGGGCATTACTGGAAGTGGTTGAAAAATCAGTTTCTGTTGATTAA
- the rplE gene encoding 50S ribosomal protein L5 — MSRLQEQYRNEILPALQKELGMSNPMQVPKIEKITINMGLGSALGDKKVLQSALEEMSLISGQKPLTCNARKSVASFKLREGNPIGCKVTLRKERMYEFLDRLVNIAIPRIRDFRGLKATAFDGRGNYNMGITEQITFAEIDFEKVTRVRGMDIAITTTAKSDEDAKKLLAMFKFPFKG; from the coding sequence GTGTCTAGATTACAAGAACAATATAGAAATGAAATTTTACCAGCTTTACAAAAAGAGCTAGGTATGTCTAATCCTATGCAAGTGCCTAAGATTGAAAAAATTACAATCAATATGGGATTGGGTAGTGCATTGGGTGATAAAAAGGTGCTGCAAAGTGCATTGGAAGAAATGAGCCTTATTTCTGGTCAGAAGCCACTAACTTGTAATGCGCGTAAATCAGTGGCAAGTTTTAAGTTAAGAGAAGGAAACCCAATTGGTTGTAAGGTCACTTTACGCAAGGAAAGAATGTATGAATTTCTTGATCGCTTAGTTAATATTGCCATTCCTCGTATTCGTGATTTTCGGGGTTTAAAGGCCACTGCATTTGACGGTCGTGGTAATTACAACATGGGTATTACTGAACAAATTACGTTTGCTGAAATTGATTTTGAAAAAGTAACAAGAGTGCGTGGGATGGATATTGCTATTACCACCACTGCAAAAAGTGATGAAGACGCTAAGAAACTATTGGCAATGTTTAAATTCCCATTTAAAGGATAA
- the rpsE gene encoding 30S ribosomal protein S5, whose product MTEYKKNNNNDDNDYIEKLVNIRRVVKVVKGGRIFGFSALVVVGNGNGKVGYGTGKAREVPAAIQKAMDKARKAMKSVPLVNGTLHYPITSSVGAAKVYMQPASEGTGVIAGGPMRSVLEAVGVHNILAKCNGTRNPISVVRATVEGLTSMSSPQLVAAKRGKTVDQITGEG is encoded by the coding sequence ATGACTGAATATAAGAAAAATAACAACAACGATGATAACGATTATATTGAAAAATTGGTTAATATCCGTCGTGTTGTAAAAGTAGTGAAAGGTGGGCGTATCTTTGGTTTTTCAGCGCTAGTTGTTGTTGGCAATGGTAATGGTAAAGTTGGCTATGGCACAGGAAAAGCGCGTGAAGTACCTGCTGCTATTCAAAAAGCAATGGATAAAGCACGTAAGGCAATGAAGTCTGTGCCACTGGTGAACGGCACGCTTCATTATCCAATTACCTCAAGTGTTGGCGCAGCTAAAGTTTATATGCAGCCAGCTTCAGAAGGTACGGGTGTTATTGCTGGTGGTCCAATGCGTAGCGTATTAGAGGCAGTGGGTGTGCATAATATTTTGGCGAAATGCAACGGTACTCGTAACCCAATTAGTGTGGTGCGTGCAACGGTTGAAGGTTTGACTTCTATGTCATCTCCACAATTGGTTGCTGCCAAGCGTGGTAAGACTGTTGATCAAATTACTGGGGAAGGGTAA
- the rpsD gene encoding 30S ribosomal protein S4 yields MARYTGPTCKLARREGTDLFLKSSIRSLDSKCKVTQFPGMHGANARRQKGTEYGLQLREKQKVRRIYGILEKQFRLYYKKASQKKGSTGENLLSLLECRLDNIVYRMGFGSTRAEARQLVSHKSILVNGLVVNIPSYQVSVNDEISIREKAKNQSRIQLALELAEQSTQPQWLDIDNKALKGVFKNVPARDELPSDIQEHLIVELYSK; encoded by the coding sequence ATGGCTAGATATACTGGACCTACTTGTAAATTAGCACGTCGCGAAGGCACGGACTTATTTCTTAAAAGTAGTATTAGATCACTGGATTCTAAATGTAAGGTGACTCAATTTCCTGGCATGCACGGTGCTAATGCACGCCGTCAAAAGGGCACAGAGTATGGTTTACAATTACGTGAAAAACAAAAAGTAAGGCGTATTTATGGCATTTTAGAAAAGCAATTTCGCCTATATTACAAAAAGGCGTCGCAAAAGAAAGGCTCTACAGGTGAAAATTTATTATCATTGCTTGAGTGTCGTTTGGATAATATTGTTTATCGCATGGGTTTTGGTTCCACGCGTGCCGAAGCGAGACAACTAGTTTCGCATAAGTCTATTTTGGTGAATGGCTTGGTTGTTAACATTCCTTCTTACCAAGTGAGTGTTAATGATGAAATCTCAATTAGAGAAAAAGCTAAAAATCAAAGCCGTATTCAATTAGCACTTGAGTTGGCTGAACAATCAACTCAACCACAGTGGCTTGATATTGATAACAAAGCACTGAAGGGTGTGTTTAAAAATGTTCCTGCTCGTGATGAGTTACCATCAGACATTCAAGAACATTTAATCGTTGAACTGTATTCTAAATAA
- the rplP gene encoding 50S ribosomal protein L16, whose protein sequence is MLQPKRTKFRKMMKGRNRGLATGHKVSFGEIGLQAVGRCRMTARQIESARRAMTRHVKRQGKIWIRVFPDKPITKKPLEVRMGKGKGSVEYWVAQIKPGQMLFEMQGVDETIAREAFALAAAKLPVKTTVIKRTVM, encoded by the coding sequence ATGTTACAACCTAAGAGAACAAAATTTAGAAAAATGATGAAAGGCCGTAATCGCGGTCTTGCAACGGGTCATAAGGTTAGTTTTGGTGAAATCGGACTCCAAGCTGTGGGCAGATGTCGCATGACTGCCAGACAAATTGAATCTGCACGTCGTGCAATGACACGCCATGTTAAACGTCAAGGAAAGATTTGGATTCGTGTGTTTCCGGACAAGCCTATTACTAAAAAGCCATTAGAAGTTAGGATGGGTAAAGGTAAAGGTAGTGTTGAATATTGGGTTGCACAAATTAAACCTGGTCAGATGTTGTTTGAAATGCAAGGTGTTGATGAAACAATTGCTAGAGAAGCATTCGCATTAGCAGCAGCAAAGTTGCCAGTCAAAACGACAGTTATTAAACGGACGGTAATGTAA
- the rpmC gene encoding 50S ribosomal protein L29, protein MDVKELRNQDVSALNETLIKLLKEHFELRMQHKSAQLDDASKLGKTKRSIAQVKTIIRQKQA, encoded by the coding sequence ATGGATGTTAAAGAGTTAAGAAATCAAGACGTTTCAGCACTTAATGAAACGTTGATTAAACTTCTAAAGGAGCATTTTGAGTTGCGTATGCAACATAAAAGCGCACAATTGGATGATGCTTCAAAGTTGGGAAAAACTAAAAGATCCATTGCACAAGTTAAAACTATTATTAGGCAGAAGCAAGCATGA
- the rpsH gene encoding 30S ribosomal protein S8 — protein sequence MSMSDPIADMLTRIRNAQMVEKKEVNVPASNLKSAIVSVMQQEGYIESFSVDGITASKTLNIKLKYYDNKPVIEKLQRISKPSLRVYVGSSQMPSVMNGLGIVIVSTPKGVMTGQAAHEQNVGGEVLCNVY from the coding sequence ATGAGTATGTCTGATCCTATTGCTGACATGTTAACGCGCATTCGCAACGCGCAAATGGTTGAGAAAAAAGAAGTTAATGTTCCAGCGTCAAATTTAAAATCTGCCATTGTAAGTGTGATGCAACAAGAAGGCTATATTGAATCTTTTAGTGTTGATGGTATTACTGCTAGTAAAACATTAAACATCAAATTAAAATATTATGACAACAAGCCAGTTATTGAAAAATTACAGCGCATATCAAAGCCAAGTTTAAGAGTTTATGTGGGTAGTTCACAAATGCCAAGTGTTATGAATGGCTTAGGTATTGTTATTGTTTCTACGCCTAAAGGCGTGATGACTGGACAAGCAGCACATGAGCAAAATGTAGGCGGCGAAGTTTTGTGCAACGTTTACTAA
- the rplF gene encoding 50S ribosomal protein L6, producing MSRVAKSPITIPTGVEVTITGNLMSAKGKLGQLNMNVHPCVVITNTDDKLSFDITIAEKKEQKKAWVQAGTARANTANLIQGVTEGWEKKLTLIGVGYRAKAMGKVLDLTLGFSHPINYKLPEGITVETPSQTEIVIKGMDKQKVGQVAAEIRAYRPPEPYKGKGVRYTDEQVVRKEAKKK from the coding sequence ATGTCTAGAGTTGCAAAATCACCCATTACCATACCAACTGGTGTTGAAGTTACCATTACTGGTAATTTAATGTCTGCCAAGGGCAAGTTGGGTCAGTTGAATATGAATGTCCATCCTTGCGTTGTAATTACAAATACTGATGATAAACTTAGTTTTGATATTACTATCGCTGAAAAGAAAGAGCAAAAGAAAGCTTGGGTTCAAGCTGGTACAGCAAGAGCCAATACTGCAAATCTTATTCAGGGCGTAACAGAGGGCTGGGAAAAGAAGTTGACCTTGATTGGTGTTGGTTATCGTGCCAAAGCAATGGGAAAAGTGTTGGATCTTACATTGGGTTTTTCGCACCCAATTAATTACAAACTCCCAGAAGGCATTACAGTTGAAACACCTTCTCAAACTGAAATTGTCATTAAAGGTATGGACAAGCAAAAAGTAGGTCAAGTGGCCGCTGAAATTAGAGCTTATCGTCCGCCAGAGCCTTACAAAGGTAAGGGTGTTCGTTACACTGATGAACAAGTTGTTCGTAAAGAAGCTAAGAAGAAATAA